DNA sequence from the Paenibacillus azoreducens genome:
GAAGGTTTCGTTAGAAAATCGAACCGATGGCTTCAATGGGGCAATGACGTGTCCTCTACCGTATTATAGGATGTATGACAGCCCCAATGCATGCCCATCAAGTCGCCCAAAAGAAAAAGCCCCTTAACGGAGCAGGCCGTAAGAAAAACGTCTATCGACGTATTTTCATAGAAGACAGACCGCGCTTAGAGATAGTTTTTCTTGCGATTATAGAATTGTTCAGCTTCGCTGAAAATTTATAAATTCTATAATCTTAAAATAAACCCTGTCCACGTTAAGGGGTATAACTAAGCTAAATGTTCATGCTGCATTGTGGTACTCTGTGGAATGAAAAATATCCGGTTACCTTTCAGGCTGAAAGAATACCTTTCGAAAAAACCATCCTGATCTCGTAAGCAGAATCCCTGCTAAAAGCGGTCTTTTGGCGGACCTCCGTCATGCAACGCCTCACCGCGCGCTGGGAGCAGCGCGCGGTGAGAAGGGTGCGCAGAAAGACGTTTTTCTCGTCTGCGGCTCCCACATCCTTAAGCTTATTCCTTCGTCACCAGCTTGAGCGGTGCAGGAATGGATTTTTCCACAGTCTTGCCTTGAAGTACATCAGATGCGGCCTGAACCGCCAGCTGTCCGATCAGGTCAGGCTGCTGCGCCACGGTTGCCGTCAGCTTGCCTTCCTTGATCGATTTCAATGCATCATCGTTGCCGTCAAAACCGATAACCGGAATGTCTTTGCCGGAGCTCTTGATAGCTTCGATCGCACCCAGCGCCATTTCGTCATTGTGTGCGAACACGGCTTGTACGTCAGGGTTTGCCTGCAGCAGGTTTTCCATGACGTTCAGACCTTTCGTACGGTCAAAATCCGCGGTTTGTTTGGCGACAACCTTCAAATTCTGGTCGGCGACTTCATGGAAACCCTTACCGCGTTCACGGGTGGCCGATGCGCCCGCTACGCCTTCAAGCTCAACTACTTTCGCATCTTTGCCCACAATTTTCTCGATGAATTCCGCCGCCATTCTGCCTCCCTTGACGTTGTCTGAAGCAACAAGCGCTTTGACATCGCCTTTATCCGCCGAGCGGTCGAGAGTAATGACCGGGATGCCAAGGCTGTTCGCCGATTGAACGACGGTCGAGATAGCTGCAGAATCGGTAGGGTTAATCAGCAGAACATTAACGCCTTTTTGCATCAGATCATCGACGTCATTGCTTTGTTTGGCCGAATCGTTTTGCGCGTCGATAACGATTGTTTCCATGCCGTGTTTTTTGGCTTCGGCAACCACGCCATCTTTCAAGGATACGAAAAACGGGTTATTTAGCGTGGAGACGGACAAACCGATTTTAATATCCTTCAAGTCCCCGCCCGTCTTTGGTTTGGCCCAACCTGGAGGCTCTAGGGAACATCCAGTCGTTAAAATGAGCAGAAATGCTACCAGTATAAACGTTAGCTTTTTCATGTGATTCTCTCCTCTCCCTTATGCGGATTTCTTCCGGTCGATGAGCACGGCGATCAGAATAACGATACCTTTGATAATCATTTGATAGTAGGAAGAAACACCGAGCAAATTAAGCCCGTTATTCAGGGTACCAATAATCAGCACGCCGATCAGCGTACCGACAATCCGTCCGCGACCGCCGGAAAGGCTTGTACCACCCAACACTACCGCGGCGATGGCGTCCAGCTCATAGGATGTGCCTGCTGTCGGCTGCGCCGAGTTCAGACGCGAGGTCAAAATGGCCCCGGCCAGAGCGGACAGCAAACCTGCCAAAGAGTAAATCATGATTTTAACGCGTGAAACTTTAATACCTGAAACGATAGCCGCCTTTTCATTGCCGCCGATCGCATAGGTTTTGCGTCCAAAGGACGTTTTGTGCAAAATCACCCACAGAATCGCAAAGGTAATGATCATCGTAATGGCGGGAACCGGAATACCGAATTGATAACCGCGGCCAAACAATTGGAACGTCATGCTGTCGCCAAGCCCGGTGATCGGGTTACCGTTGGTGTAAACGAGCGTCTCTCCCCTGAGAATCGTCATCGTTGCCAATGTCGCGATAAACGGTGCCATTTTCCCTTTAGCAACCAAAAGTCCGTTGATCATACCTATCACACCGCCAATCAAACAGCCGATGATGATCGCTAGAACCGGATCAAAGCCGGATACGAGCATATTGGCGACAAAGGCGCTTGATAACGCCAGGATCGAGCCGACGGATAAGTCGATGCCGCCCGTTAAAATAACGAAGGTCATACCGAACGCAATAAGTGCGTTGATTGATACCTGTCGCAGCAGATTCAAAATGTTAAGCGGTTCCAAAAAGCTCGGATCTAGAATGGATACGATCACAATCAGGATGATCAGACCAAGGAGTGGTCCCAGCTTTTGCGTGATTTGCGATAATTGAAAGCCTTTGCTTGTTTTTGCATCATTAATGGTTGTCATTTTACTGTCCCCCTGTCGCAAGCGTCATTATTTTTTCCTGCGTCGCTTCTTCTTTACTCAATTCTCCCGTGATTCGCCCTTCGTGAACAACAACGATGCGGTCGCTCATGCCGAGCACTTCAGGCAATTCGGAGGAAACCATAATTATGGCAACGCCATGGCCTGTCAGTTCGTTCATTAGTTGATATATTTCGCGCTTGGCGCCAACGTCTACGCCCCGGGTCGGTTCATCAAGGATCAGCAGCTTCGGACCGATGCCTACCCACTTGGCAATGACCACC
Encoded proteins:
- the rbsB gene encoding ribose ABC transporter substrate-binding protein RbsB, which produces MKKLTFILVAFLLILTTGCSLEPPGWAKPKTGGDLKDIKIGLSVSTLNNPFFVSLKDGVVAEAKKHGMETIVIDAQNDSAKQSNDVDDLMQKGVNVLLINPTDSAAISTVVQSANSLGIPVITLDRSADKGDVKALVASDNVKGGRMAAEFIEKIVGKDAKVVELEGVAGASATRERGKGFHEVADQNLKVVAKQTADFDRTKGLNVMENLLQANPDVQAVFAHNDEMALGAIEAIKSSGKDIPVIGFDGNDDALKSIKEGKLTATVAQQPDLIGQLAVQAASDVLQGKTVEKSIPAPLKLVTKE
- the rbsC gene encoding ABC transporter permease subunit: MTTINDAKTSKGFQLSQITQKLGPLLGLIILIVIVSILDPSFLEPLNILNLLRQVSINALIAFGMTFVILTGGIDLSVGSILALSSAFVANMLVSGFDPVLAIIIGCLIGGVIGMINGLLVAKGKMAPFIATLATMTILRGETLVYTNGNPITGLGDSMTFQLFGRGYQFGIPVPAITMIITFAILWVILHKTSFGRKTYAIGGNEKAAIVSGIKVSRVKIMIYSLAGLLSALAGAILTSRLNSAQPTAGTSYELDAIAAVVLGGTSLSGGRGRIVGTLIGVLIIGTLNNGLNLLGVSSYYQMIIKGIVILIAVLIDRKKSA